In Paenibacillus durus, the DNA window ATTTGTCCAGATCGGAGCCGAATTGGGCAAAAGCCTGCAGCTCGCGGTACTGTGCAAGGTCCAGACGGAGCGAGCCCGCAACCTTCTTCATCGCTTTGATCTGCGCCGATCCGCCTACGCGGGATACGGAGATACCGACGTTAATCGCTGGACGCTGGCCGGAGTAGAACAAGTCCGATTCCAGGAAGATCTGGCCGTCAGTAATAGAAATAACGTTCGTCGGGATGTATGCCGATACGTCGGAAGCCTGCGTCTCGATGAACGGCAGAGCGGTCAGCGAACCGCCGCCGAGCTCGTCGCTCAGCTTCGCTGCGCGTTCCAGCAGACGGGAATGGAGATAGAATACGTCGCCAGGGAATGCCTCGCGGCCCGGAGGGCGGCGGAGCAGCAGGGACAATTCACGGTAAGCAGCAGCCTGTTTCGACAGGTCGTCATAGATAACCAGAACGTGTTCGCCCTTGTACATGAAGTATTCGCCCATCGCGCAGCCCGCATATGGAGCAATATACAGCAGCGGCGACGGTTCGGAAGCCGATGCGGTAACGACGATCGTATAGTCCAGCGCGCCGTGGCGGCGCAGTGTTTCCACGACCTGTGCTACTGTGGATTGCTTTTGTCCGATGGCAACGTAAATACATTTCATGCCGTTGCCCTTCTGGTTGATAATGGCGTCGATGGCGATTGCCGTCTTACCGGTCTGACGGTCGCCGATGATCAGTTCGCGCTGACCGCGGCCGATCGGCACCATGGAGTCAATCGCCTTAAGGCCGGTTTGCATAGGCTCATGCACTGATT includes these proteins:
- the atpA gene encoding F0F1 ATP synthase subunit alpha, which encodes MSIRPEEISTLIKSQIEQYKSDIEVTEIGTVIQVGDGIARVYGLENAMAGELLEFSNGVVGMALNLEESNVGVVILGEYTEIREGDQVKRTGRIMQVPVGEALLGRVVNPLGQPLDGKGPIETTEFRPVENNAPGVIERKSVHEPMQTGLKAIDSMVPIGRGQRELIIGDRQTGKTAIAIDAIINQKGNGMKCIYVAIGQKQSTVAQVVETLRRHGALDYTIVVTASASEPSPLLYIAPYAGCAMGEYFMYKGEHVLVIYDDLSKQAAAYRELSLLLRRPPGREAFPGDVFYLHSRLLERAAKLSDELGGGSLTALPFIETQASDVSAYIPTNVISITDGQIFLESDLFYSGQRPAINVGISVSRVGGSAQIKAMKKVAGSLRLDLAQYRELQAFAQFGSDLDKSTQARLNRGARMMEILKQGVNQPLSVEHQVISLYTAVKGYLDEIPVKDVRRFEKEFLSYMDSNAPEVAASITETKDLTADNEEALKAAIEKFKKGFAAS